The following coding sequences are from one Osmia bicornis bicornis chromosome 2, iOsmBic2.1, whole genome shotgun sequence window:
- the LOC114880775 gene encoding uncharacterized protein LOC114880775 isoform X1 — MDNKVDVSEVEDISMIGSSEIFYLPEVAEISEVLDSTGLSPLTSSLDHTLTLQEDKLLSSEVNMGIEDTWTEANSSTSDYAIPLPPPPGLNDFTDVGADPIGDSGTGIEHGPFLPPGTPALNNLFSEGGDSQDDSPLEDVVLRAGVCGLRNLGNTCFMAAGLQCLTATPPVLRHFLDLQQKGEKLPPPGSLMAHFSVLLGKMWSGRYSVLRPTEFKQTLGAYHSQFKDYRQHDCQEFLALLLDSLHEQMNTAKYTKNCQTPSSTTTANSINSIENSNGKTVSSVTANSNSNCNTDLLEMYDCLPSPECPNSPNVTMAGSPRDLGSPIGEIDSIMNSPRESPLNDGDEDEETLDSDEVIEEKTNTFIHNKVDEKESEVSPSLRLDTLIELSKNVPKYHGLYDIHKEAKTSNANFLVTQQECNNEIHYDSQKFPKENVRRMPLDNSNLMENHDFDNKSISVKRIKEVNIQKVNCGVDYVSSGSDIEYDNGLEKCNVKRMRLDDQEKNHKRDGQGSISSQCTRISQSFGNGAIAAQDEIEADKHWAKHLRSSRSIIVDTFQGQFKSKVVCAVCKHVSVTYEPFMYLSVPLPHAMERQLNVTYVPANGDQPIRCVVSLNKQSRIGKLKEELLKILGKENIAIANIALAEVLENHISKILDDNTLLRHINDTNRSIYAFELTEPPDAYTSVPDGGGDRVMDTDNCQKCAVTGEEIQCMICLEELDGGLKRHSGNSCNFVICDTCIENYFKNQTEPQMCSVCSTYMTASSFVKIDQTGRPAIRILNVPLVLRQDTTNETTNNRKGTKLFGYPHLVKLPSRVNAKDLYDIVKRNVPQEGNYTLHFVTGQGHHCSRCIYTAHCTGCSVPESGVVILHTGDTLAVRYTEHVPKIAPPIDHISVSKQRPHHPLSLYDCLQAFSQSETLDEHNPWFCPKCERNQCATKTLTVHRYPKFLIVYLKRFVFYECASMKLDDKVTFPLVGLSVGQHLYDLYACVCHFGGVSAGHYTAYAKNPRTDVWYYYNDEITSRQKPQDEDFSNAYILFYSRQGTNLKPCNI; from the exons ATGGACAATAAGGTGGATGTCTCAGAAGTAGAAGATATTTCAATGATCGGATCGTCTGAAATTTTTTACCTGCCTGAGGTTGCAGAGATATCAGAGGTGTTAGATTCCACTGGCCTTAGTCCGTTAACATCTTCTTTAGATCATACTCTTACTCTTCAAGAGGATAAATTACTTTCATCTGAAGTTAACATGGGCATAGAAGACACATG GACTGAGGCAAATAGTTCTACATCAGATTATGCCATTCCGCTTCCACCACCACCTGGTTTAAATGATTTTACAGATGTTGGTGCAGATCCTATCGGTGATAGTGGAACTGGCATAGAGCATGGTCCATTTTTACCTCCTGGTACTCCAGCcctaaataatttgttttcaGAAGGTGGAGATTCTCAAGATGATTCTCCATTGG AAGATGTAGTTTTACGCGCTGGAGTGTGCGGTCTTCGTAATTTGGGTAACACTTGCTTTATGGCTGCTGGTTTGCAATGTTTAACTGCAACCCCACCTGTCCTGCGACATTTTTTAGACTTGCAGCAAAAAGGGGAGAAACTACCTCCTCCTGGTTCATTGATGGCACACTTCAGTGTACTACTTGGCAAAATGTGGTCCGGTAGATACAGCGTATTAAGGCCAACTGAGTTTAAGCAAACTTTAGGGGCATATCACTCGCAATTTAAAGATTATAGACAG CATGATTGTCAAGAATTTCTTGCGCTTTTATTGGATTCTTTACACGAACAAATGAATACAGCAAAATATACGAAAAATTGTCAAACTCCATCGTCTACAACCACTGCCAATTCGAttaattcaattgaaaattcaaatggGAAAACTGTGTCCTCAGTCACTGCCAATAGCAATTCGAATTGTAACACAGATCTGTTAGAAATGTATGATTGCTTACCATCGCCAGAATGTCCAAATAGTCCGAATGTTACAATGGCTGGTTCACCAAGAG ATTTAGGTTCACCGATCGGTGAAATAGATAGTATTATGAACTCGCCACGAGAGTCACCTTTGAACGATGGCGATGAGGACGAAGAAACACTTGATTCTGACGAAGTCATCGAAGAGAAAACGAACACTTTTATCCATAATAAAGTTGATGAAAAGGAAAGCGAAGTATCGCCCTCTTTAAGGCTGGATACTCTAATCGAACTTTCGAAAAACGTTCCGAAGTATCATGGTCTTTATGATATTCATAAAGAAGCGAAGACTAGTAATGCAAATTTCTTAGTGACACAACAAGAATGTAACAACGAGATTCACTATGATTCCCAAAAATTTCCGAAAGAAAATGTCCGACGTATGCCTTTGGacaattcaaatttaatgGAGAATCATGATTTTGACAATAAAAGTATCAGCGtcaaaagaataaaagaagttAACATTCAAAAGGTCAATTGTGGTGTGGATTACGTATCGAGCGGTTCTGACATAGAATATGATAATGGTTTAGAAAAATGTAACGTAAAACGTATGAGGCTCGACGATCAAGAGAAAAATCATAAACGCGACGGTCAGGGAAGTATTAGTTCTCAATGTACAAGAATTTCACAGAGTTTTGGAAATGGCGCTATTGCAGCGCAAGATGAGATTGAGGCAGATAAACATTGGGCGAAGCATTTGAGGTCTAGTAGGAGTATTATTGTCGATACTTTTCAGGGTCAGTTTAAAAGCAAG GTTGTTTGCGCGGTTTGCAAGCACGTTTCTGTTACCTACGAACCTTTTATGTATTTATCAGTGCCGTTACCTCACGCAATGGAGAGGCAATTAAACGTTACGTATGTTCCTGCGAACGGTGATCAACCTATAAGGTGCGTTGTTTCATTAAACAAGCAGTCGCGCATTGGAAAATTAAAGGAGGAGTTGTTAAAAATACTTGGCAAAGAAAACATTGCAATAGCAAACATTGCACTTGCTGAAGTTTTAGAAAATCATATATCAAAGATTTTG GATGACAATACACTGTTGAGACACATCAATGATACGAATCGATCTATATACGCCTTTGAACTCACGGAACCTCCTGACGCGTACACTTCAGTGCCAGACGGTGGTGGAGATCGTGTAATGGACACCGATAACTGTCAGAAATGTGCAGTTACCGGAGAGGAAATCCAGTGCATGATTTGTCTCGAGGAATTGGATGGAGGTTTAAAGAGGCACAGCGGGAACAGCTGCAACTTTGTTATATGTGATACTTGTATCGAg AATTACTTCAAGAATCAAACGGAACCTCAAATGTGTTCGGTGTGTTCAACGTACATGACCGCATCGTCCTTTGTTAAAATAGATCAAACTGGTCGACCTGCGATTAGGATTTTAAACGTTCCATTGGTTTTGCGACAGGATACGACTAACGAAACGACGAACAATCGTAAAGGAACAAAACTGTTCGGTTATCCACATTTAGTAAAATTACCTTCAAGAGTAAACGCTAAAGACTTATACGATATTGTAAAAAGAAACGTACCGCAAGAAGGGAATTACACCCTTCATTTTGTTACGGGACAG GGTCATCATTGTTCTCGTTGTATATATACCGCACACTGTACGGGCTGTAGCGTACCCGAATCAGGCGTGGTAATCTTGCATACTGGTGATACTTTAGCTGTGCGTTATACGGAACACGTTCCTAAAATTGCACCTCCCATTGATCACATCAGCGTTAGTAAACAGAGGCCTCATCATCCTCTGTCTTTGTACGACTGTCTTCAGGCATTTAGTCAGag CGAAACGTTAGATGAACATAATCCTTGGTTTTGTCCAAAGTGCGAGCGAAATCAATGTGCTACAAAAACACTCACGGTTCATAGATATCCCAAGTTCCTCATAGTATATTTGAAACG ATTTGTGTTTTATGAATGTGCTAGCATGAAATTAGACGATAAAGTAACATTCCCTTTGGTTGGTCTGAGCGTAGGTCAGCACTTGTACGATTTGTATGCGTGCGTTTGTCATTTTGGAg GTGTATCAGCTGGACACTACACGGCGTACGCGAAAAATCCTCGCACCGACGTGTGGTATTACTACAATGATGAAATTACAAGCAGACAAAAACCTCAGGACGAAGATTTTAGCAACgcttatatacttttttacaGTCGGCAAGGGACCAATTTAAAACCGTGTAATATATAA
- the LOC114880775 gene encoding uncharacterized protein LOC114880775 isoform X2, with product MDNKVDVSEVEDISMIGSSEIFYLPEVAEISEVLDSTGLSPLTSSLDHTLTLQEDKLLSSEVNMGIEDTWTEANSSTSDYAIPLPPPPGLNDFTDVGADPIGDSGTGIEHGPFLPPGTPALNNLFSEGGDSQDDSPLEDVVLRAGVCGLRNLGNTCFMAAGLQCLTATPPVLRHFLDLQQKGEKLPPPGSLMAHFSVLLGKMWSGRYSVLRPTEFKQTLGAYHSQFKDYRQHDCQEFLALLLDSLHEQMNTAKYTKNCQTPSSTTTANSINSIENSNGKTVSSVTANSNSNCNTDLLEMYDCLPSPECPNSPNVTMAGSPRDLGSPIGEIDSIMNSPRESPLNDGDEDEETLDSDEVIEEKTNTFIHNKVDEKESEVSPSLRLDTLIELSKNVPKYHGLYDIHKEAKTSNANFLVTQQECNNEIHYDSQKFPKENVRRMPLDNSNLMENHDFDNKSISVKRIKEVNIQKVNCGVDYVSSGSDIEYDNGLEKCNVKRMRLDDQEKNHKRDGQGSISSQCTRISQSFGNGAIAAQDEIEADKHWAKHLRSSRSIIVDTFQGQFKSKVVCAVCKHVSVTYEPFMYLSVPLPHAMERQLNVTYVPANGDQPIRCVVSLNKQSRIGKLKEELLKILGKENIAIANIALAEVLENHISKILDDNTLLRHINDTNRSIYAFELTEPPDAYTSVPDGGGDRVMDTDNCQKCAVTGEEIQCMICLEELDGGLKRHSGNSCNFVICDTCIENYFKNQTEPQMCSVCSTYMTASSFVKIDQTGRPAIRILNVPLVLRQDTTNETTNNRKGTKLFGYPHLVKLPSRVNAKDLYDIVKRNVPQEGNYTLHFVTGQGHHCSRCIYTAHCTGCSVPESGVVILHTGDTLAVRYTEHVPKIAPPIDHISVSKQRPHHPLSLYDCLQAFSQSASEINVLQKHSRFIDIPSSS from the exons ATGGACAATAAGGTGGATGTCTCAGAAGTAGAAGATATTTCAATGATCGGATCGTCTGAAATTTTTTACCTGCCTGAGGTTGCAGAGATATCAGAGGTGTTAGATTCCACTGGCCTTAGTCCGTTAACATCTTCTTTAGATCATACTCTTACTCTTCAAGAGGATAAATTACTTTCATCTGAAGTTAACATGGGCATAGAAGACACATG GACTGAGGCAAATAGTTCTACATCAGATTATGCCATTCCGCTTCCACCACCACCTGGTTTAAATGATTTTACAGATGTTGGTGCAGATCCTATCGGTGATAGTGGAACTGGCATAGAGCATGGTCCATTTTTACCTCCTGGTACTCCAGCcctaaataatttgttttcaGAAGGTGGAGATTCTCAAGATGATTCTCCATTGG AAGATGTAGTTTTACGCGCTGGAGTGTGCGGTCTTCGTAATTTGGGTAACACTTGCTTTATGGCTGCTGGTTTGCAATGTTTAACTGCAACCCCACCTGTCCTGCGACATTTTTTAGACTTGCAGCAAAAAGGGGAGAAACTACCTCCTCCTGGTTCATTGATGGCACACTTCAGTGTACTACTTGGCAAAATGTGGTCCGGTAGATACAGCGTATTAAGGCCAACTGAGTTTAAGCAAACTTTAGGGGCATATCACTCGCAATTTAAAGATTATAGACAG CATGATTGTCAAGAATTTCTTGCGCTTTTATTGGATTCTTTACACGAACAAATGAATACAGCAAAATATACGAAAAATTGTCAAACTCCATCGTCTACAACCACTGCCAATTCGAttaattcaattgaaaattcaaatggGAAAACTGTGTCCTCAGTCACTGCCAATAGCAATTCGAATTGTAACACAGATCTGTTAGAAATGTATGATTGCTTACCATCGCCAGAATGTCCAAATAGTCCGAATGTTACAATGGCTGGTTCACCAAGAG ATTTAGGTTCACCGATCGGTGAAATAGATAGTATTATGAACTCGCCACGAGAGTCACCTTTGAACGATGGCGATGAGGACGAAGAAACACTTGATTCTGACGAAGTCATCGAAGAGAAAACGAACACTTTTATCCATAATAAAGTTGATGAAAAGGAAAGCGAAGTATCGCCCTCTTTAAGGCTGGATACTCTAATCGAACTTTCGAAAAACGTTCCGAAGTATCATGGTCTTTATGATATTCATAAAGAAGCGAAGACTAGTAATGCAAATTTCTTAGTGACACAACAAGAATGTAACAACGAGATTCACTATGATTCCCAAAAATTTCCGAAAGAAAATGTCCGACGTATGCCTTTGGacaattcaaatttaatgGAGAATCATGATTTTGACAATAAAAGTATCAGCGtcaaaagaataaaagaagttAACATTCAAAAGGTCAATTGTGGTGTGGATTACGTATCGAGCGGTTCTGACATAGAATATGATAATGGTTTAGAAAAATGTAACGTAAAACGTATGAGGCTCGACGATCAAGAGAAAAATCATAAACGCGACGGTCAGGGAAGTATTAGTTCTCAATGTACAAGAATTTCACAGAGTTTTGGAAATGGCGCTATTGCAGCGCAAGATGAGATTGAGGCAGATAAACATTGGGCGAAGCATTTGAGGTCTAGTAGGAGTATTATTGTCGATACTTTTCAGGGTCAGTTTAAAAGCAAG GTTGTTTGCGCGGTTTGCAAGCACGTTTCTGTTACCTACGAACCTTTTATGTATTTATCAGTGCCGTTACCTCACGCAATGGAGAGGCAATTAAACGTTACGTATGTTCCTGCGAACGGTGATCAACCTATAAGGTGCGTTGTTTCATTAAACAAGCAGTCGCGCATTGGAAAATTAAAGGAGGAGTTGTTAAAAATACTTGGCAAAGAAAACATTGCAATAGCAAACATTGCACTTGCTGAAGTTTTAGAAAATCATATATCAAAGATTTTG GATGACAATACACTGTTGAGACACATCAATGATACGAATCGATCTATATACGCCTTTGAACTCACGGAACCTCCTGACGCGTACACTTCAGTGCCAGACGGTGGTGGAGATCGTGTAATGGACACCGATAACTGTCAGAAATGTGCAGTTACCGGAGAGGAAATCCAGTGCATGATTTGTCTCGAGGAATTGGATGGAGGTTTAAAGAGGCACAGCGGGAACAGCTGCAACTTTGTTATATGTGATACTTGTATCGAg AATTACTTCAAGAATCAAACGGAACCTCAAATGTGTTCGGTGTGTTCAACGTACATGACCGCATCGTCCTTTGTTAAAATAGATCAAACTGGTCGACCTGCGATTAGGATTTTAAACGTTCCATTGGTTTTGCGACAGGATACGACTAACGAAACGACGAACAATCGTAAAGGAACAAAACTGTTCGGTTATCCACATTTAGTAAAATTACCTTCAAGAGTAAACGCTAAAGACTTATACGATATTGTAAAAAGAAACGTACCGCAAGAAGGGAATTACACCCTTCATTTTGTTACGGGACAG GGTCATCATTGTTCTCGTTGTATATATACCGCACACTGTACGGGCTGTAGCGTACCCGAATCAGGCGTGGTAATCTTGCATACTGGTGATACTTTAGCTGTGCGTTATACGGAACACGTTCCTAAAATTGCACCTCCCATTGATCACATCAGCGTTAGTAAACAGAGGCCTCATCATCCTCTGTCTTTGTACGACTGTCTTCAGGCATTTAGTCAGag TGCGAGCGAAATCAATGTGCTACAAAAACACTCACGGTTCATAGATATCCCAAGTTCCTCATAG